The following nucleotide sequence is from Scleropages formosus chromosome 4, fSclFor1.1, whole genome shotgun sequence.
CCAACTTGACTTTTGCTGGTGAGGGCTTAAGTGGTTCAAAACTATAATGGACAAAGCCCTCTGTTTGCAAAATGTCACCGCCTGACATTTTCCGCCAAACAGAAAAGCTGCATCGTTTTTGTTTGCCCTTAAATTCCGTTCGCTGGGATGTCGAGGGAACTCGCTGCCGCTGGAGTAACACctccacattttccaaaccagCCAGCAAATAATGGAACCCTTTCAAACAACAACTACAAAACCCCacattacagcatttttttaaagcaaaaggCTTTTTTAACTCTTCATGATTCCAAAAGAGACGtgacagaaaacacagtgtCCCCCTCAGAAAAGATACTTTGAGTCATGGAACCAACAGTCATCTCACCGGTCGATTATTGAGGACGCAGTTTTTTCAGTCTGTCTCACTGGATTTTCTCTGTTGTTTGAAGCCCACTGCATCAACAAGAAGAACATCCTGGGCTCCCTGGCCTTCAtctgggtcacagcagtctTCTGGTCAGGGGCTCCACTGCTGGGCTGGGGCAGCTACACAGGTCAGAGCATGGAGAGACCTTGGTGGACTTGCTGATGTCACCACAGGGAAGGAGAGCATTCACACACATTCCTTCTTTGCACTCATTTGTTTTTGCCATGTTGACTCTGGACACCAAGGAGATCCTGTTGATTCCGTTTCTGTTATTTCTCTGTTTTAACTGTGATTGTagcattttcttctttaaatctCCAGTGTGTTGCTCCATAAAGGATCATTCATGATGGTTAGAGACCGATGGTGAACAGAGATGAGGAAGCATCAAAGAAAATAAGCACCACAAAGAGGACTAGACCAACTTTCCACTTCTGTACCTCCTGCAGACCGTGGGTATGGGACCTGTGAGGTGGACTGGGCCAAGGCCACCTACTCCACCATCTACAAATCCTACATCATCTCCATCCTCATCTGTTGCTTCTTTGTCCCGGTGCTGGTGATGCTCTTCTCCTACGTGTCCATCATTAACATGGTGAAAAAAAGTAACAACATAGCTGAAGGTTACCTGACCAACAGGCAGAGGAAGGTGGAGAAGGACGTCACCAGAGTGAGTGGCTGCACAGCCTTAGGCAAACATTTATGGAACCTCTGTGAGGTGCACTTCAGTAAGGGCATCTAAGAGTGTCTTGGTCAATCTTCCCCTTGACTTGGTTTGAACTATCACATCTaaacttggggggaaaaaactctCAACTCCATTGCAATTTTCATTCCAGGTTTCCATCGTCATCTGCACGGCCTTTATCCTGGCCTGGTCGCCATACGCAGTGGTCTCCCTGTGGTCGGCCTGGGGCTTCCACGTACCGGGACTCACCAGCATCTTCACACGCCTGGTCGCCAAGTCTGCCAGCTTCTACAACCCGCTCATCTACTTTGGCATGAGCCCCAAGTTCCGCAGGGACGTGTGCATGCTGCTGCCGTGCTTCCGCGAGACCAACGACACCGTCCGCCTCAAGCGCTTCCGCCACCTAAGGCCCAAGGGCGACTCAGCAGCGCCAGCCCGCCGCCACAAGGAGAAGAAATACCGGGAGTCACAGGAGCAGCTGAACCCGATGCCAGACTTAGAGCTGGAGCCACACTGCCAACCCCTCACCGCTCCCCCCGTCAACAATGGCATCTTCTTCATCCCCCCACCCTTGCCCTCAGAAACGCCGGAATTTGAGAGCGATCGGCTTTAAGGACTTTTAACATGTACATACTCTTGTACGTGTAGTTTGGTGTAGTAATAAAACCGGAAAGAACCGGACTCTCAAAATGGTACCGAATTTTTGTTATGGTGACACCATGAGTAAAGACATGAGACTTGACCCTACAAAGTGATGGGCTCATTTGTTTCTACACCTCCCGCTCGTGCTATGTGCTCAAATCAGAAACATTCAAGACATGACCCACAGAACTCCAGAGCGGTCCAGAACCAGCAGTAGACCAATGAGCCCAGGTTTAACCAGATCCATCACACACAGCCTCACAAGACCCTTGAGCCATGGCCTCAAAAGCATGTGTTCATCAGTTTGGTCAATAACACTGCACAACACAGTGTTTTGCTGCAACATAAGAATATGCAATTTTTATCCCATCAGATGCACTCGTtatgatgaaatgaaatgatttcTGTTCTcacttattgtttttgttatcaTCTAATGGTTTTTGTTATATATCCaaatgcagtgctgctgaagcgATCCCTCTGGTTGCAGCTGCTGTTACCGAAATTACTGCGAGCTTGTTGAACATGTGTTCGAATCACGTAAAGATATGGGGTCCAATGTGACGCAAGATACGTTTTTACATTCCCGTTCCGGGGCCACCCCAGATGCAAAGGAGACGGCCCCTCAGGAAATGGACTTACTTCTAGGGCCACCTTCGGGGATGACGATGGTGTTGGCACCCCCTCAGGACCGGGACCTGGGGGACACGGCCACCCGTAGGACAGGAATAATACGGGGGGCATTTAGGTCCTGCTCAGCCACAACCCCTCTGACTCCTCCCACAGACAGGCATCTGGTCTGGACCCCAGGCCCTTCATTTTGACAGCTCCAGCCTCCTGCCCCAGCATCCAGCTGTGTTTCAGCATCCCTGGGGGGTCCTCAGCTGATCGCACATCAATCACACAGAACCTCGTCAAACCTCCCTACCTCCTCCGTGTTTATGTCAATAAACTGTGTgagaggacagcaggtggcgcagtggttgaggtcgctgcctctggacccacaGAAGCTCATTTGAATTAGAGCTCCTGCTCTAGAGCCCTTGACTGAAGTGCCTtccctgagttgatacagtaaaaatgagcctgTATCAGTGCGAGTCGCGTGCCCTATTGAGAATCTCTGAGCTCCAGTGTTGAGTCTCAGTGTGAGTGTCAGTGGGAGCACTCGTGTTGCTGCAGGTCCTCCTGCCCAGGGACACGACACGACACACTCCATTCCACTCCATTCCACTCCACTCCAGTCCACTCCTGAGTTCGGCAGCTTTCTGAGCGTGCGGCACTTGGCTACTCCCTGCACTGCGTTTTACACCGTTTTACACCACTTCCCACCAGCGGATCCCGGAGCCCCAACAGTaagtctctttttctctgtgtttctgcgCTTCTCCCTCGGGCACGAGCTGCACTTTCGCGCTCCGTTTCATCGTAAACGCCGAGCCCGCGTGTCCGCGCCCTGTGAGCGCGCTCAGCTCGCGCTCTCCCGGTGCGTCCGCGTGTCTCGCGCCGCTGGGGGCTTCGTTCCGTCCAGCTGCCCGGTTTGCGGACCTCTGCAGGCTTCTTGGTGATGGGGGGGCTGCGCTGCGAAAGCCAGTCGGGACTCGAAACCGCAGCCGCGCGGGGTGTGAAACGATTTAAAATCATCATAAGATGAGAAAAGATTAATTATCGGCGTTTTAACGACTTGGTTACGCTTTGATCGGAGCCGCACGAGGACGGCGGGGCTTCGGGGAACCGGCGGGGATTAAAcaacagttaataataatattaataataatactgatgcCATGACGTTTTACTCAGTGCGGGCTCTCCGCTAAATGCCGCTAATAACATAAGGGTCCGGAGCTCCGGGGGGTCTAGAGCTCAGCTGCACCTCCCTCGCCCAGGGCCACTGACTATTACAAAGGAAGGAGTATGAAGGGGGTCTGGAACAGACGTCCGCTTGGATGGGGACTCGACCCTTAGGAAGAAGCAGCGGCACGCGGGAGACAAGGGAAACGACGTGGCATCGTTTTCCAGCCCCTTGTCATGACTTGTCTCCTTTTCACCCAGTGCTTTCTAACACCTTCCAAACATGGTAAACCGCAGACCTACCGGGAGCACCTTCGCAGCATCTCCCTGCACTTTTTCCACGGGCACCAGGTTTGCGTGCTGTTTGCGACCCTCGGGCCCCTCCATCCGCACCACTTTATTCCCTTCGGTGTCAGAGCGCAGGAGGTTTGAGGTGGAGGGGCTGTGGGTGatggagcagcaggagaagTCCAGGTGCCAGTCAGTCAACTTTCCTCCCCGTGGATCCAGATTCTTGGGCATCGGAGTCGACTGCAGGTAGCTGGGGGTCACGGGTCCCATCGGAGCGTCAGTTGTGTCCACATTTGAGAAAAGAGCgaggggagcgtggtggcacagtgggtcggaccgggtcctgctctccggtgagtctggggttcgagtcctgcttggggtgccttgcgagggactggcgtcccgtcctgggtgtgtccccctccagccttgcgccccgtgttgccgggttaggctccggctccccatgaccccatatgggacaaatggttcagacagtgcgtgtgtgagagatccAGCACCTAATGGCCCAGGAGTTCTTGACTTGAGATGTTTCTCTAACTGGAGGCTGGAGCTCATGATTAACTTAATTTTTCCACTGAATGTTTTAAACAGCAGATCAATATATAAAAGAAGCGAATTGGATGGTTGCTGTTAAGGGGCCATTGAGTGCATAGAAGTCTGTTCTTGTTGAATGTTGAGTCCTCGTGGTGTAACGGGCTGCAGGTGTCCGCTGTCATCTGATCGCGGTACCGTGCAGCAGGAGAAGGTGGTATCCTGCTTTTCGGGAAGCGTTTTAACGGGAAATAAGAACGCTAGTGGCCAAGTACGTTTGGACATAGAAGGAATTTGACACGGCGATGCTCCTTCAGACACGCTGAACATCCAGAACAACATGTGGTGGAACAGAGTGCTGAACAGAACTAACCTTGAAGGAGGTGCAAGAAATAATGTGGAAACAGTGAAGCTACAGATGACACCTAGTGCAGTTCACTGAATCTATAGCAACAGTggaatattattaaatattaatagacagtgggtagcacaatagttagagctgctgtttttggacccaaaggttgcaggtttgcatcccacttccagctgtagtacccttgagcaaggtgctaaCTATAAATCggtgcagtaaaattacccaggtgtataaatggataaaataattgtcatccttggagaaaagtgtcagtgaaataaatgtagatgcaaTGTCTATTTAAAGGGGTGTATAGATGATGATGTGCACTTCAGAGGCTGATTAGGGACACTGCTAggggctttttttcccccatgttgTCGAGTCCTTATTGCGCTGTATCACTTCCCAGAAGGGAGGGACGGGAACAGGACAGGGGAGGTCCACCATCACATTCGGATATTTACTGATTCCAAAGTCTCTTCCCCAgactgaatatttacattattttaatcaCTGTAACCTGCAGTAcaagcaaatgttttgtttgttcacGCAGGTGTTGACAGTTTCGTTGTAGTAGTAAAAGAAGATGCGCAATTTTCTCAATAACTCCTCTACTGGGTCCATCTGACCTCTATGATCTTGAATGCAGGATGTTTATAATTCCCCCACGTACCTGCGTCCTGGCGGCAGACAGGTGTGAGGATGAGGGATGGTGCGAGACCCCGCTGCAGAGGTGGTCCTTTTTTTAGGACGAAAGGGCACCACGTCAAGTTAACAAACAACTCGCAACACCTGGAAGAGCCTGGCTGTGATCCAGAGGCGCCAGGCACCTTTTCCCAAAAGGGAACCGCAACCCCGGAACCTGCAAAGTGCTGAGTTTTAGATACCATTAGAGATGAGTAACACGACACACCTCTGGAAAGCGTCAGTGAACCGCAGGTGATCACAGCTGGATTGTTTGGCGGCGTTTCATGCAGAGAGATGAGATTATGGAGAGAAAGGCTTCCAGCGACAGAGCACATGAACCGGAGAAGCTGCCCGCAGCAACATGCCAGGTGTGTAACATCagctttccacacacacacacacacacacacacacacacacacacacacacacacacacacacacacacacctctacctACTGCGCTCACTGATTTACGGCCAAGTCCTAAACGCTCCGATTCTACAAAACGAATGCAATGttattgttttataaataatcCAGGTTGGTTATGATGAAGAATAGAAAGGAAAGCAATATCTGCTGAACACCAGCTCAGGTTTGTGCTCGGTAGTTTGTCCATTGACACCGTAACGCACGgcctgggcagcaggtggcgcagcggctgGAGCGTTTCCTTCCAGTCAGCAGGTCTCAGGTGTGAGTCCCAccacctttgatcaaggtacttactcaactgatgcagtaaagaattaccctgctgcataagtgggtaaatcagcgtaagcagcttagtgtacaaccTAATATtacaagtcactttagagagagGTATCAGCCAGATGAAGAATAGCCCCATATGATGGGATGGCTAGTGAAGTACCCATATGATGAAGTCTCCCCAGGAAAAAAGTATAGGAAGAATTTTTCCTCGTCTTGCTCTCCTGCTCAGACGCAGAGGACTGGGAAACCCCCAGGGCCCCCCTTCTAGCACCGCTCTACGGTCCAACAGAAAGGACGAAGGGCAGGTTTCTGTTTggagagggaagagaaaaaaaaaaaaaaaaaaaaaaaaaaaaaagactctgcACTGCTGCGCCGCCGGAGTCATGACAGATTTTTGGCAAACGGCTCCTTCGTATGGAATTTAGCCAGAGCAGGCGCTCGAGACGCAGCTCCTCATGTGAGGGGCTGCATGTGTTTGAGCTTGTCCCAGCTTGGTCTTAGAGGGCTGCAGGAAGCCCGAGACAGGcagcggagggagggagggagacgggTGTCGAAACACAGCACGGACAAGGGGGCGGCCCGTTGACTCTCAGGAGTGCTAGAGTGAACCCGTGGGGTGACCTATAGAGCGAGGGCGTTGCAGGGAGGTCAGGTCAGCATCGCTGCCTCAGCGGCTCCTCCTGTCTGGTCTCAGGAGGTTGTTCTACCAAAGCAGGAAACGAGCGACGCACCTCATTCTGAATAACGTGCTCCCGCCATGGA
It contains:
- the LOC108926995 gene encoding opsin-5-like, whose product is MPLRDPLQMVNVPWRINNSSLFNKDPPLSEQGETLIGVYLLILGWLSWFGNSIVIFVLYKQRASLQPTDYLTFNLAVSDASISVFGYSRGILEIFNIFQDDGFLITSIWTCQVDGFLTLLFGLASINTLTIISITRYIKGCHPAQAHCINKKNILGSLAFIWVTAVFWSGAPLLGWGSYTDRGYGTCEVDWAKATYSTIYKSYIISILICCFFVPVLVMLFSYVSIINMVKKSNNIAEGYLTNRQRKVEKDVTRVSIVICTAFILAWSPYAVVSLWSAWGFHVPGLTSIFTRLVAKSASFYNPLIYFGMSPKFRRDVCMLLPCFRETNDTVRLKRFRHLRPKGDSAAPARRHKEKKYRESQEQLNPMPDLELEPHCQPLTAPPVNNGIFFIPPPLPSETPEFESDRL